In Helianthus annuus cultivar XRQ/B chromosome 9, HanXRQr2.0-SUNRISE, whole genome shotgun sequence, the following are encoded in one genomic region:
- the LOC110879665 gene encoding protein SPIRAL1-like 2 has product MGRGVSSGGGQSSLDYLFGSGEPKPTTGKAEVAAAAPPPPKPTASEPPPKPTAVVPQPDITKQIPAGIQGTQTNNYFRAEGQNTGNFLTDRPSTKVHAAPGGGSSLGYLFGDGSK; this is encoded by the exons ATGGGGCGTGGAGTCAGCAGCGGTGGGGGACAGAGTTCACTTGACTATCTCTTTGGAAGTGGTGAGCCAAAGCCCACCACAGGCAAGGCAGAGGTGGCGGCTGCAGCTCCACCTCCGCCAAAGCCCACTGCTAGTGAACCACCTCCTAAGCCTACAGCCGTTGTTCCCCAGCCAGATATTACAAAACAGATTCCTGCTGGGATCCAAGGTACCCAGACCAATAACTATTTCCGAGCTGAGGGCCAAAACACTGGCAACTTCCTCACG GATCGACCTTCAACCAAGGTTCATGCAGCACCAGGTGGTGGCTCGTCTTTGGGCTACCTGTTTGGTGATGGTAGCAAGTGA
- the LOC110879666 gene encoding psbQ-like protein 3, chloroplastic — translation MSAASTYALSCSYAKYPNENRKKETKLKSKHTHITRRKASSLFLLICSPIPFHAEPASATESSFLDMFRMTIPDQTVEEAENGIREHAMSLVQVKELLELESWKEAQKELRKSASLLKQDIYTIIQAKPGMERAQLRNLYSKLFNGVTGLDYAARDKDVPRVWNLYEEIVVTLDDILSRV, via the coding sequence ATGAGCGCGGCGAGCACTTATGCGTTGTCATGCTCATACGCAAAATACCCGAATGAAAACCGCAAGAAAGAAACGAAACTGAAGTCCAAACACACTCACATCACAAGAAGAAAAGCATCATCATTATTCCTCCTCATTTGTTCCCCAATTCCATTCCATGCCGAACCCGCAAGCGCAACCGAATCCTCGTTTCTAGACATGTTTAGAATGACGATTCCCGACCAGACGGTGGAAGAAGCGGAGAATGGAATCAGGGAACATGCAATGAGTTTGGTACAAGTGAAAGAGCTATTGGAATTGGAATCATGGAAAGAGGCTCAAAAGGAATTGAGAAAGAGTGCTTCTTTATTGAAACAAGACATATATACCATAATTCAAGCGAAGCCTGGAATGGAAAGAGCTCAACTCCGGAATCTCTATTCCAAACTTTTCAATGGAGTCACTGGATTGGATTATGCAGCAAGGGATAAGGATGTGCCACGTGTCTGGAATTTGTATGAAGAAATTGTTGTTACACTTGATGATATTTTATCTAGAGTTTAG
- the LOC110879663 gene encoding rho GTPase-activating protein gacHH isoform X1 has translation MMRWEKLDTHNGGPGKRWGHTCNAVRGGQLLYIFGGYSQHNTQTNKVHVYDTTARTWSEPDMQGTLPVPRDSHSCTTVGDKLFVFGGTDGNISLKDLHVLDTSTNTWMTPCVRGEGPEAREGHSAAVVGKRLFIFGGCGKSSDTPVEEYFDDLYILNTETMVWKRVATTGIPPAKRNSHTCVSWKNKIIVIGGEDTQNYYMSDVQMLDTDTLTWTKLITNGELLPPRAGHTTVALGKNLLVFGGFTDAEDLYDDLYMFDLETFRWTKVITLGVGPSARFSMAGSTLHPQHGGVLIFMGGCNKSLEALDDMFYLHTGLVIENERDERKPEKLSLRKQLRLKSQEQQTLNPACESPVFGMETSFNDSKRPMTVPTHTQVPDRMNIYLNNNHNANGKRTFHAKVTKSITNCYTIETVIDGKPLRGVLFSNNFGSKKSADDLRRKRVAVDSGKKDFEQLMADTTRSSEQQTPGATSAASDMKTPAASNVSPLHEQVSVDKKSSMEFNKMNTSAAAAEDTANSFHNHEGQYQPLTTEEHGLQGTPLTQQV, from the exons ATGATGAGGTGGGAGAAATTGGACACACACAACGGAGGCCCCGGCAAGAGATGGGGCCACACCTGCAACGCCGTTCGCGGTGGTCAACTCCTCTACATCTTCGGTGGTTACAGTCAACATAACACCCAGACCAATAAGGTTCACGTTTACGACACCA CTGCAAGAACTTGGAGTGAACCCGATATGCAAGGTACACTGCCTGTGCCTCGAGATAGCCACAGCTGCACGACGGTTGGTGATAAGTTGTTTGTATTCGGGGGCACCGATGGGAACATATCGCTCAAAGATTTGCATGTTTTGGACACCT CCACGAATACATGGATGACGCCGTGTGTAAGAGGGGAGGGTCCAGAAGCTCGGGAAGGACACAGTGCTGCGGTTGTTGGGAAAAGACTCTTTATATTTGGGGGGTGCGGGAAATCTTCTGATACTCCTGTTGAAGAGTATTTTGATGATTTATACATATTGAATACAG AGACAATGGTATGGAAACGAGTGGCAACAACGGGAATTCCACCAGCCAAGCGTAACAGTCATACTTGTGTTTCATGGAAAAACAAGATTATTGTAATTGGCGGGGAAGATACCCAGAACTATTATATGTCCGATGTTCAGATGCTTGATACAG ATACGCTTACCTGGACAAAGTTGATAACCAATGGCGAGCTATTGCCACCTAGAGCTGGTCATACAACCGTTGCATTGGGCAAGAACTTGCTTGTGTTTGGAGGTTTTACTGACGCTGAAGATCTTTATGATGACTTGTATATGTTTGATCTTG AAACGTTTAGATGGACCAAGGTTATTACTTTAGGAGTGGGCCCATCTGCCAGATTTTCTATGGCAGGAAGCACTTTGCATCCGCAGCATGGAGGCGTTCTTATATTCATGGGCGGCTGCAATAAGAGTCTCGAGGCACTTGATGACATGTTCTACCTACACACAG GGCTTGTAATTGAAAATGAGCGAGATGAAAGAAAACCGGAGAAGTTATCTTTAAGGAAGCAGTTGAGATTAAAAAGTCAAGAACAGCAAACTTTGAATCCTGCGTGTGAGAGTCCAGTGTTCGGCATGGAGACAAGTTTTAATGATAGTAAACGACCAATGACCGTGCCAACTCATACTCAAGTTCCGGACAGAATgaatatttatttaaataataatcaTAATGCAAATGGGAAGAGAACATTTCATGCAAAGGTCACAAAAAGCATCACAAATTGCTATACAATTGAGACGGTTATAGATGGGAAGCCTCTGCGTGGAGTTCTATTCTCTAACAACTTCGGCTCCAAAAAGTCAGCTGATGATTTAAGAAG gaAAAGAGTTGCAGTTGACAGTGGGAAAAAGGATTTTGAGCAACTTATGGCAGATACCACAAGAAGTTCTGAACAGCAGACTCCAGGTGCCACCTCAGCTGCTTCAGATATGAAGACTCCAGCAGCTTCTAATGTGTCTCCATTACATGAG CAGGTTTCAGTAGATAAAAAGTCGTCTATGGAATTTAACAAGATGAATACATCAGCTGCAGCAGCCGAAGACACTGCCAATTCATTTCATAACCATG AAGGTCAATATCAACCCTTGACTACTGAAGAACATGGTCTACAAGGGACTCCTCTGACACAGCAAGTATGA
- the LOC110879663 gene encoding rho GTPase-activating protein gacHH isoform X2, with the protein MMRWEKLDTHNGGPGKRWGHTCNAVRGGQLLYIFGGYSQHNTQTNKVHVYDTTARTWSEPDMQGTLPVPRDSHSCTTVGDKLFVFGGTDGNISLKDLHVLDTSTNTWMTPCVRGEGPEAREGHSAAVVGKRLFIFGGCGKSSDTPVEEYFDDLYILNTETMVWKRVATTGIPPAKRNSHTCVSWKNKIIVIGGEDTQNYYMSDVQMLDTDTLTWTKLITNGELLPPRAGHTTVALGKNLLVFGGFTDAEDLYDDLYMFDLETFRWTKVITLGVGPSARFSMAGSTLHPQHGGVLIFMGGCNKSLEALDDMFYLHTGLVIENERDERKPEKLSLRKQLRLKSQEQQTLNPACESPVFGMETSFNDSKRPMTVPTHTQVPDRMNIYLNNNHNANGKRTFHAKVTKSITNCYTIETVIDGKPLRGVLFSNNFGSKKSADDLRRKRVAVDSGKKDFEQLMADTTRSSEQQTPGATSAASDMKTPAASNVSPLHEVSVDKKSSMEFNKMNTSAAAAEDTANSFHNHEGQYQPLTTEEHGLQGTPLTQQV; encoded by the exons ATGATGAGGTGGGAGAAATTGGACACACACAACGGAGGCCCCGGCAAGAGATGGGGCCACACCTGCAACGCCGTTCGCGGTGGTCAACTCCTCTACATCTTCGGTGGTTACAGTCAACATAACACCCAGACCAATAAGGTTCACGTTTACGACACCA CTGCAAGAACTTGGAGTGAACCCGATATGCAAGGTACACTGCCTGTGCCTCGAGATAGCCACAGCTGCACGACGGTTGGTGATAAGTTGTTTGTATTCGGGGGCACCGATGGGAACATATCGCTCAAAGATTTGCATGTTTTGGACACCT CCACGAATACATGGATGACGCCGTGTGTAAGAGGGGAGGGTCCAGAAGCTCGGGAAGGACACAGTGCTGCGGTTGTTGGGAAAAGACTCTTTATATTTGGGGGGTGCGGGAAATCTTCTGATACTCCTGTTGAAGAGTATTTTGATGATTTATACATATTGAATACAG AGACAATGGTATGGAAACGAGTGGCAACAACGGGAATTCCACCAGCCAAGCGTAACAGTCATACTTGTGTTTCATGGAAAAACAAGATTATTGTAATTGGCGGGGAAGATACCCAGAACTATTATATGTCCGATGTTCAGATGCTTGATACAG ATACGCTTACCTGGACAAAGTTGATAACCAATGGCGAGCTATTGCCACCTAGAGCTGGTCATACAACCGTTGCATTGGGCAAGAACTTGCTTGTGTTTGGAGGTTTTACTGACGCTGAAGATCTTTATGATGACTTGTATATGTTTGATCTTG AAACGTTTAGATGGACCAAGGTTATTACTTTAGGAGTGGGCCCATCTGCCAGATTTTCTATGGCAGGAAGCACTTTGCATCCGCAGCATGGAGGCGTTCTTATATTCATGGGCGGCTGCAATAAGAGTCTCGAGGCACTTGATGACATGTTCTACCTACACACAG GGCTTGTAATTGAAAATGAGCGAGATGAAAGAAAACCGGAGAAGTTATCTTTAAGGAAGCAGTTGAGATTAAAAAGTCAAGAACAGCAAACTTTGAATCCTGCGTGTGAGAGTCCAGTGTTCGGCATGGAGACAAGTTTTAATGATAGTAAACGACCAATGACCGTGCCAACTCATACTCAAGTTCCGGACAGAATgaatatttatttaaataataatcaTAATGCAAATGGGAAGAGAACATTTCATGCAAAGGTCACAAAAAGCATCACAAATTGCTATACAATTGAGACGGTTATAGATGGGAAGCCTCTGCGTGGAGTTCTATTCTCTAACAACTTCGGCTCCAAAAAGTCAGCTGATGATTTAAGAAG gaAAAGAGTTGCAGTTGACAGTGGGAAAAAGGATTTTGAGCAACTTATGGCAGATACCACAAGAAGTTCTGAACAGCAGACTCCAGGTGCCACCTCAGCTGCTTCAGATATGAAGACTCCAGCAGCTTCTAATGTGTCTCCATTACATGAG GTTTCAGTAGATAAAAAGTCGTCTATGGAATTTAACAAGATGAATACATCAGCTGCAGCAGCCGAAGACACTGCCAATTCATTTCATAACCATG AAGGTCAATATCAACCCTTGACTACTGAAGAACATGGTCTACAAGGGACTCCTCTGACACAGCAAGTATGA
- the LOC110879668 gene encoding uncharacterized protein LOC110879668, with amino-acid sequence MDNPTGTIIFTTVGRPHYGFDIFSTPLPPTLTDFSSPPSEHRLTDGVSINFNAQFVGTDDNNHSSIVYVSERTGSPKIYLDSDLLPSAPASLFHDRPIIKNNRLFFISAHEPPDSPFKSWSALYTVNLDGSGNSKVTRLTPYGCVDYSPSVSQSGDLIAVASYGSRRWSGEFHHLETDIVVFRLSDPNKRWNVCSLGGWPTFSGESTIYFHRQADDGWWSIFVAELPSGFDVHVTAPRRVTPPGVHCFTPAAMHNRRQIAVATRRKSENYRHIEIYDLDSEKFYPVTKLLNPKFHHYNPFVSPNNGYLGYHRFRGETESSVSDCESIVPHLNLVSSPINELRMLRLNGAFPSFSPNGDLIAFNPDFDSKAGLDIVKSDGSKRWRLLNGRTTFYNSWSPVEKNVIFTSIGPIFDTVKATVQIARVSFELEQLENDVTDDVIDVKAEVKILTREETGNNAFPSCSPDGKRLVFRSGRSGHKNLYILDAVDGEFNEHGIRQVTYGEWIDTMPSWSPDGKLIAFSSNRHNPANVNAFSIYVMCSNGSDVRRIYVAGEEGSEEVDRERINHVCFSGDGEWLLFTANIGGVTADPVSLPNQFQPYGDLHVVRLDGSGLRRLTCNGYENGIPAWFHGGGEKELGLNSVGEKLLGQFDEPLWISCDI; translated from the coding sequence ATGGATAACCCTACAGGCACCATCATCTTCACCACCGTCGGCCGCCCACACTACGGCTTCGACATCTTCTCCACTCCACTACCTCCCACTCTCACCGACTTCTCCTCTCCTCCCTCCGAACACCGCCTCACCGACGGCGTTTCCATCAATTTCAATGCTCAGTTCGTTGGAACTGACGATAACAACCACAGCAGCATCGTCTACGTCTCCGAGAGAACCGGCTCACCTAAAATCTACCTAGACTCAGACCTCTTACCTTCTGCTCCGGCGAGCCTGTTTCACGACCGTCCGATCATCAAAAACAACCGTCTGTTCTTCATATCCGCTCACGAACCGCCTGATTCACCGTTCAAAAGCTGGTCTGCACTTTACACCGTTAATTTAGACGGTTCCGGTAACAGTAAGGTAACTCGATTGACGCCGTACGGATGTGTTGATTACAGTCCGTCAGTTTCTCAATCCGGTGACCTCATCGCCGTCGCATCGTACGGTTCTCGCCGGTGGAGCGGTGAGTTTCATCATCTAGAAACGGATATTGTGGTTTTCCGGCTAAGTGATCCGAATAAGCGCTGGAACGTTTGTTCGCTAGGCGGTTGGCCTACGTTTTCCGGCGAGAGTACTATTTACTTCCACCGGCAAGCAGACGACGGTTGGTGGAGCATTTTTGTTGCAGAGTTACCGTCAGGTTTTGACGTTCACGTAACCGCTCCACGACGTGTGACTCCTCCTGGTGTTCATTGTTTTACACCGGCTGCTATGCATAACCGCCGGCAAATCGCCGTCGCGACACGGCGGAAGAGCGAAAACTACCGGCATATCGAGATCTACGACCTCGATTCTGAAAAGTTTTATCCGGTAACGAAGTTGTTAAACCCTAAATTTCATCACTATAATCCGTTTGTTTCTCCGAACAACGGTTATCTTGGTTATCACCGGTTTAGAGGTGAAACTGAATCGAGTGTCAGTGACTGTGAATCAATTGTTCCACACTTAAACCTAGTTTCATCTCCGATTAACGAGCTTAGAATGTTAAGACTAAACGGTGCATTTCCGTCGTTTTCTCCAAACGGAGATCTGATAGCTTTCAATCCTGATTTCGATTCAAAAGCCGGTTTAGATATCGTGAAATCCGACGGTTCAAAACGGTGGAGATTGTTAAACGGACGAACAACATTTTACAATTCGTGGAGTCCAGTTGAAAAGAACGTGATATTCACATCAATCGGACCGATATTTGATACTGTTAAAGCTACTGTGCAAATCGCTAGGGTTTCGTTCGAACTAGAACAACTCGAAAACGATGTAACAGATGATGTAATAGATGTAAAAGCTGAGGTTAAGATACTTACAAGAGAAGAAACCGGCAACAATGCGTTTCCGTCATGTTCGCCTGACGGAAAACGGTTAGTGTTCAGATCTGGACGGTCAGGACACAAAAACCTGTACATATTAGACGCTGTTGACGGAGAGTTTAACGAACACGGAATCCGGCAAGTAACCTACGGTGAATGGATCGATACGATGCCGAGCTGGTCGCCGGACGGTAAGCTAATTGCGTTTTCATCAAATCGGCATAATCCGGCGAACGTTAATGCGTTTAGCATCTACGTAATGTGCTCCAACGGGAGTGACGTACGGCGGATATATGTTGCCGGAGAGGAAGGATCTGAGGAGGTGGATAGAGAGAGGATTAATCATGTGTGTTTCAGTGGCGACGGTGAGTGGTTGTTGTTTACGGCGAATATTGGCGGAGTGACGGCGGATCCGGTGTCATTGCCGAATCAGTTTCAACCGTACGGTGATTTGCATGTGGTGAGGTTGGATGGTAGTGGTCTCCGGCGGCTGACGTGTAACGGTTATGAGAATGGAATTCCGGCGTGGTTTCATGGTGGTGGTGAAAAGGAGTTGGGGTTGAATAGTGTGGGTGAGAAGTTGTTGGGTCAGTTTGATGAACCGCTTTGGATCAGCTGTGATATTTAA